A part of Methanomassiliicoccales archaeon genomic DNA contains:
- a CDS encoding MTH1187 family thiamine-binding protein, giving the protein MIAEFSIVPLGNGVGISEYVAECIKIVKRSGLDFELTPMGTIIQGDHETVMLTISLCHKRVAEMSDRVITHITIDDRRDERPMRRKVESVLDKI; this is encoded by the coding sequence ATGATAGCGGAATTCAGCATCGTTCCCTTAGGCAACGGGGTCGGAATAAGCGAGTATGTCGCTGAGTGCATCAAGATCGTGAAGCGGTCGGGATTGGACTTTGAGCTGACGCCGATGGGGACCATAATCCAAGGAGACCATGAGACAGTCATGTTGACGATATCATTGTGCCACAAGAGGGTGGCGGAGATGTCCGACAGGGTCATCACCCATATAACCATCGATGATAGGAGAGATGAGAGGCCCATGCGCAGAAAGGTGGAGAGCGTTCTCGATAAGATCTGA
- the wecB gene encoding UDP-N-acetylglucosamine 2-epimerase (non-hydrolyzing) — translation MKFLSVVGARPQFVKLAPIHRAMKRHEHVIVHTGQHYDYKMSQVFFEVLNIPEPKHNLGIGSGAHGEQTARMLSAVEDVLMKERPDVVIVYGDTNSTLAGALAAVKMLMPVAHVEAGLRSYRRSMPEEINRVLTDHISSILFCPTDVASDNLRKEGITKNVHVVGDTMAQTLLEMCPRLDRSMVERYGVRVGGYVLATVHRQENADSRKNMSEILSAMADLGMDVVLPLHPRTVKNLNSWGMMDKALSSKNIKVVEPMDYVTFTAMEKHAAHILTDSGGVQKEAYILKVPCTTMRDETEWVETLDGGWNVLAGASKEKIVQAVLRPRPDAPQISYGDERVSERIVHILEEAFLS, via the coding sequence GTGAAGTTCCTATCAGTGGTGGGGGCAAGGCCTCAGTTCGTCAAGTTGGCGCCGATCCACAGGGCCATGAAAAGGCACGAGCATGTGATCGTGCACACAGGACAGCATTATGATTATAAGATGAGCCAGGTCTTCTTCGAGGTATTGAACATCCCTGAGCCAAAGCACAACCTAGGGATAGGTTCGGGAGCCCACGGAGAGCAGACGGCCAGGATGCTCTCGGCGGTGGAGGACGTACTGATGAAGGAAAGACCGGACGTCGTCATCGTATATGGCGATACGAACTCGACCCTCGCAGGTGCATTGGCGGCGGTGAAGATGCTGATGCCCGTGGCCCATGTAGAGGCAGGACTCAGGTCATACCGAAGGTCGATGCCCGAGGAGATAAACAGGGTCCTCACCGACCACATATCCAGCATATTGTTCTGCCCGACCGATGTCGCCTCTGACAATCTAAGGAAGGAGGGCATTACGAAGAACGTTCATGTGGTGGGCGACACGATGGCACAGACGCTGTTGGAGATGTGTCCTAGATTGGACAGGTCCATGGTGGAGAGGTATGGGGTAAGGGTCGGGGGATATGTCCTGGCCACGGTGCACAGACAGGAGAACGCCGATTCAAGGAAGAACATGTCAGAGATACTATCGGCAATGGCGGACCTTGGGATGGATGTCGTGCTGCCCCTTCACCCGCGCACGGTCAAGAACTTGAATTCTTGGGGCATGATGGACAAAGCCCTATCATCCAAGAACATAAAGGTGGTGGAACCGATGGACTATGTGACCTTCACTGCGATGGAGAAACATGCGGCGCACATCCTGACAGATTCGGGCGGGGTACAGAAGGAGGCGTACATCCTCAAGGTACCATGCACCACAATGAGGGACGAGACCGAGTGGGTCGAGACGCTTGATGGAGGATGGAACGTCCTCGCAGGCGCCTCGAAGGAAAAGATCGTGCAGGCGGTCCTCAGGCCACGACCTGATGCACCTCAGATCTCGTACGGGGATGAGAGGGTGAGCGAGAGGATCGTCCACATCCTCGAGGAGGCATTTCTGAGCTGA
- a CDS encoding phosphoglycerate dehydrogenase yields MKILITDELSKEGIEMLTKDGAIQVDVRPKISQEELIKIIGDYEALIVRSGTKVTAQVIEAGKKLRVVGRAGVGVDNVDVEAATRRGVLVMNTPAANIISASEHTMAMMLAWARNIPSADVSMKEGKWERSKFMGIELSGKTLGIVGIGRIGGEVAKKAKAFGMKLVGYDPFISQELAVKLGVRLLPLDKVLQESDIITIHAPLTPTTHHLIGKAQFDMMKPHAVLINCARGEIVDENALVEALETKRIAGAALDVFEKEPPKGSKLLTLPNVVLTPHLGASTKEAQEKVSVEMAEHVKLFLLENKITNAVNAPISKVDPKVAPFIPIAERLGSFCMQIVDGPVKKVEVEMHGEIANLDTKMVTVSALIGVLQNVTGETTNVINAISIAREKGIQVVESKVDEAGLFTNMLVVRISSDGTKHEVRGTAFPSDQPRILGVDEFDLDMPLEGDFILTKHDDMPGMIGKIGNALGSRKVNIARMGVGRVGKLGRALMLISVDDPVDKTVLEELRALQNFNEVRYITLSHMRTKEYMNI; encoded by the coding sequence ATGAAGATACTGATCACGGACGAGCTCTCCAAGGAGGGCATCGAGATGCTCACGAAGGACGGGGCGATCCAGGTGGACGTCAGGCCGAAGATTTCTCAGGAGGAGCTCATCAAAATCATAGGTGACTATGAGGCGTTGATCGTCAGGAGTGGAACCAAGGTCACCGCCCAGGTGATCGAGGCCGGTAAGAAGTTACGCGTGGTCGGACGCGCCGGTGTCGGTGTGGACAACGTGGACGTTGAGGCTGCGACCAGGCGCGGGGTGCTGGTCATGAACACGCCGGCCGCGAACATAATCTCGGCGTCCGAGCATACGATGGCGATGATGCTAGCCTGGGCCAGGAACATCCCTTCGGCTGACGTCTCAATGAAAGAGGGCAAGTGGGAAAGGAGCAAGTTCATGGGCATAGAGCTCAGCGGGAAGACCCTGGGCATCGTGGGCATTGGAAGGATCGGCGGGGAGGTGGCCAAGAAGGCAAAGGCCTTCGGGATGAAGCTTGTCGGATATGACCCGTTCATCTCACAGGAGCTAGCGGTAAAGCTAGGCGTCAGGCTCCTGCCTTTGGACAAGGTCCTTCAGGAATCTGACATAATAACCATACACGCACCTCTCACACCAACGACGCATCATCTGATCGGTAAGGCCCAGTTCGATATGATGAAGCCCCATGCGGTCCTCATCAACTGTGCTAGAGGGGAGATCGTTGACGAGAACGCTTTGGTAGAGGCGTTGGAGACAAAGAGGATAGCTGGGGCCGCATTGGACGTCTTTGAGAAGGAGCCCCCGAAGGGATCCAAGCTCCTGACGCTCCCCAACGTTGTTCTGACACCGCACCTGGGCGCAAGCACAAAGGAGGCGCAGGAGAAGGTCTCTGTGGAGATGGCCGAGCATGTGAAGCTGTTCCTTCTGGAGAACAAGATTACGAACGCCGTGAACGCCCCCATCAGCAAGGTGGACCCGAAGGTGGCACCGTTCATCCCTATCGCCGAGAGGCTCGGTTCGTTCTGCATGCAGATAGTTGACGGTCCAGTGAAGAAGGTGGAGGTCGAGATGCACGGTGAGATCGCCAACCTGGACACGAAGATGGTCACCGTGTCCGCCCTCATAGGCGTGCTCCAGAATGTAACTGGAGAGACCACGAACGTGATCAATGCCATATCGATAGCTAGAGAGAAGGGGATACAGGTCGTCGAGTCGAAGGTCGATGAGGCCGGGCTCTTCACGAACATGCTCGTCGTCCGGATATCGAGCGACGGGACGAAGCATGAGGTCCGTGGCACGGCCTTCCCGTCGGACCAACCGAGGATCCTAGGTGTGGACGAGTTCGATCTGGACATGCCCCTGGAGGGCGACTTCATATTGACCAAGCATGATGATATGCCTGGTATGATAGGTAAGATAGGCAACGCGCTCGGGTCCAGAAAGGTGAACATCGCGAGGATGGGCGTCGGGCGTGTCGGGAAGTTGGGAAGGGCGCTCATGCTCATATCGGTGGACGACCCTGTGGACAAGACGGTCCTTGAGGAGCTCAGGGCGCTTCAGAACTTCAACGAGGTCCGATATATCACGCTCAGCCACATGCGGACCAAGGAGTACATGAACATCTGA
- a CDS encoding alanine--glyoxylate aminotransferase family protein — protein MSRPMIIHRGKEYQKLQKGIVEKLHKALDTDLEIYLSPCSATGFLESCVRCGVKRKMVGISNGSFGDRWQQIGTANGKLVDKIDCEWGKAIRKEHIDGRISKDAEAVTIVSNESSTGVLNPMVELAEAVRDNGDPLLFVDGVTAVGAVDMRLREMRPDALVFGSQKALALPPGLAIICVSDRLLKKAEQVENRGYYFDLLEIKKFADKDLPLTTPAVSLLYGLDYQLDKWLKEGSAARFERHEAMTKMVHDWAKKRFGLFAEHGFRSRSISVIETGKFDFSEFDKKLKEKGFEVSPGYGRVKDMTFRIGHMGDLTTKDIQELLSAMDSVLEGM, from the coding sequence ATGAGCAGACCGATGATCATCCACAGAGGTAAGGAATATCAGAAGCTCCAGAAGGGCATCGTCGAGAAGTTGCACAAGGCATTGGACACCGACCTCGAGATCTACCTTTCACCATGCTCCGCGACAGGATTCCTCGAGTCTTGCGTCCGTTGTGGCGTGAAAAGGAAGATGGTCGGCATTTCGAACGGATCATTCGGTGACAGGTGGCAACAGATCGGGACGGCCAACGGAAAGCTCGTGGACAAGATCGACTGTGAATGGGGGAAGGCGATCAGGAAGGAGCACATCGATGGAAGGATCAGCAAGGATGCGGAGGCCGTCACCATCGTTTCCAATGAATCGTCGACGGGCGTGCTGAATCCGATGGTCGAGCTTGCTGAGGCGGTCAGGGATAATGGGGACCCACTGCTGTTCGTTGACGGTGTAACTGCGGTGGGCGCGGTCGACATGAGGTTGAGGGAGATGCGGCCTGATGCTTTGGTCTTCGGAAGCCAGAAAGCATTGGCCCTCCCGCCAGGCCTGGCGATAATCTGCGTCTCCGATAGGCTTCTTAAGAAGGCTGAACAGGTCGAGAACCGAGGTTACTACTTCGACCTGCTCGAGATAAAGAAGTTCGCGGACAAGGACCTGCCGCTCACAACGCCGGCGGTATCCTTACTTTATGGGCTGGATTATCAGCTCGACAAGTGGCTCAAAGAAGGGTCCGCAGCGAGGTTCGAGAGGCACGAGGCGATGACCAAGATGGTGCATGATTGGGCAAAGAAGAGGTTCGGGCTCTTCGCTGAGCACGGCTTCCGTTCAAGGTCCATCAGTGTCATCGAGACCGGAAAGTTCGACTTCTCAGAATTCGATAAGAAATTGAAAGAGAAAGGTTTCGAGGTCTCCCCAGGTTACGGAAGGGTGAAGGACATGACCTTCCGTATCGGACATATGGGCGACCTGACGACCAAGGACATACAGGAACTGCTCAGTGCAATGGACTCAGTGCTGGAGGGGATGTAA
- a CDS encoding glycosyltransferase family 4 protein, with translation MSVWALRVLHIENPAGVASELRDAQRRSGVDSDVLVTWPNPMKFPVDHEVPLKGMTLTSLKGMKEVIRISSGYDVLHVHTGINWKRADLVWLGAIRKRPILLHYHGSETRLGYGAYYSSLGDAKVVATPDLLDWWEDAEYVPNPVKDELFNVPFSPPSGTIKILHMPTDRTIKGTDKVLEAISLLKKDGLAIEFTVLEHVPHDEAISAIRRSDIVIDWISDRSVTGIAGIYGKTSIEAMALGKVAVAFIDDEMRQRYPKDIGVVSPAEPTALSLAECLKGLITDADRLTTVMRKGREYALREHNQNKIVQTFERIYSAIA, from the coding sequence ATGAGCGTGTGGGCATTGAGGGTCTTACACATCGAGAATCCTGCCGGAGTGGCATCTGAGCTTAGAGATGCTCAAAGGAGATCAGGCGTTGATTCGGATGTATTGGTGACATGGCCCAACCCCATGAAATTCCCGGTCGACCACGAGGTCCCCCTCAAAGGGATGACGCTCACAAGTTTAAAGGGGATGAAGGAGGTCATCAGGATATCCTCTGGATATGACGTCCTTCATGTCCACACAGGAATTAATTGGAAAAGGGCCGACCTCGTATGGTTGGGAGCGATAAGAAAAAGGCCCATTCTCCTTCATTATCATGGGTCAGAAACAAGATTGGGTTACGGGGCCTACTATAGCTCTCTTGGCGACGCCAAGGTGGTCGCCACGCCCGACCTTCTTGACTGGTGGGAGGACGCTGAATATGTACCGAACCCGGTCAAGGATGAGCTTTTTAACGTGCCATTTTCCCCTCCATCAGGTACGATAAAGATCCTTCATATGCCGACCGACAGGACGATCAAAGGTACTGATAAGGTGCTCGAAGCGATCTCCCTTTTGAAAAAAGATGGCCTGGCAATCGAGTTCACGGTCCTCGAGCACGTCCCTCATGATGAGGCTATATCAGCTATTAGAAGGTCGGATATCGTTATCGATTGGATATCAGATAGAAGCGTCACAGGTATAGCTGGCATCTACGGTAAGACCTCGATCGAGGCGATGGCACTTGGAAAGGTGGCCGTGGCCTTCATCGATGATGAAATGAGGCAAAGATATCCGAAGGACATCGGGGTCGTATCTCCGGCCGAGCCAACAGCATTATCGTTGGCAGAATGTCTTAAGGGTCTTATCACCGACGCTGACCGTCTTACTACTGTCATGAGAAAGGGCAGAGAATATGCGCTCAGGGAACACAATCAAAACAAGATAGTCCAAACATTTGAAAGGATCTATTCGGCGATAGCGTGA
- a CDS encoding nucleotide sugar dehydrogenase has translation MPRETAVVVGLGYVGLPLACLLAESGCQTYGVDIDQRKISTIMQGLSPIKGEEPGLVDLIEEVVKNGDLRATSDISVIAKADAVFICVDTPVVERRPDLTILRNVLGDIARNLKTGQLVSVESTLPPGTCSSLVIPVLEKGSGLKAGKDFSLVHCPERVMPGKLLTNMRSVERVIGGLDSTSIRAGAYFYSKFVKAELHPTDLLSAEISKTVENAYRDVQIAFANEVALLCEALGGDAYEVRRLVNTCPFRDMHVPGSGVGGHCLPKDPWLLLSSAPDVNAKVIPSARAVNEGMPEHLADLAVRALKERFGNGNRPKVAVMGLAFLRNSDDTRNSPAVPVIDRMMSLADVVVHDRFVKERYVAPLVRDPYEAIKGADCAIFVTDHSEYQSLDLDRLRHEMRTPILIDGRNIFNASDVRKKGFYYSAIGKG, from the coding sequence ATGCCAAGGGAGACCGCAGTCGTCGTAGGGCTTGGTTATGTCGGGCTTCCGCTCGCCTGCCTTCTTGCTGAGAGCGGATGTCAGACATATGGAGTGGATATCGATCAAAGGAAGATCTCCACCATTATGCAAGGGTTGAGCCCTATCAAAGGAGAGGAGCCAGGCCTTGTGGATCTTATTGAAGAGGTTGTCAAGAACGGGGACCTGAGGGCGACCTCGGACATCAGCGTGATCGCAAAGGCCGACGCTGTGTTCATATGCGTTGATACTCCGGTCGTCGAAAGGAGGCCCGATCTCACCATCCTAAGGAACGTACTGGGAGATATCGCAAGGAACTTGAAGACGGGGCAGTTGGTATCGGTCGAATCTACCTTGCCACCAGGCACATGTTCGTCTTTGGTCATACCGGTCCTCGAGAAGGGGAGCGGTCTCAAGGCAGGCAAGGACTTCTCGCTGGTCCATTGCCCGGAGAGGGTGATGCCTGGTAAGTTGTTGACCAATATGCGTTCGGTCGAAAGGGTGATCGGAGGCCTGGATTCTACGTCCATCAGAGCGGGCGCTTACTTCTATTCGAAGTTCGTCAAGGCCGAGCTCCACCCCACCGACCTTCTCTCAGCGGAGATCTCAAAAACGGTGGAGAACGCCTATAGGGATGTCCAGATCGCCTTCGCCAATGAGGTCGCTCTTTTATGCGAGGCGCTTGGCGGGGATGCCTATGAGGTGAGACGGCTCGTCAACACATGTCCGTTCAGGGACATGCACGTCCCAGGGTCCGGAGTGGGGGGGCATTGTCTCCCCAAGGACCCATGGCTTCTTCTCAGCTCCGCACCGGACGTAAATGCCAAGGTCATCCCTTCTGCAAGGGCGGTCAACGAGGGGATGCCTGAGCACCTTGCCGACCTTGCCGTCAGGGCATTGAAAGAACGTTTTGGAAATGGGAATAGACCTAAGGTGGCGGTCATGGGCCTGGCATTTCTGAGGAACTCCGATGACACCAGGAACTCACCGGCCGTCCCGGTGATCGACAGGATGATGTCTCTGGCCGATGTGGTCGTCCATGACAGGTTCGTCAAGGAAAGATATGTTGCCCCGCTGGTCCGCGACCCCTATGAGGCGATCAAAGGAGCGGATTGCGCGATATTCGTCACAGACCATTCAGAATATCAGTCCCTCGACCTTGACAGGTTGAGACATGAAATGAGGACCCCCATACTGATCGATGGAAGAAACATCTTCAACGCCAGCGATGTGAGGAAGAAAGGATTTTATTATTCCGCCATTGGCAAGGGCTGA
- the ltaE gene encoding low-specificity L-threonine aldolase gives MRTIDLRSDTVTKPTREMLESIMAAPLGDDVEKEDETVNRLQEKAARMFGAGSALLMPSGTQGNLVAMLTHCRRGDEIILESEAHMYYYEVGGMSALVGAIPRLIKGERGVFTAEEVEAAIRPYDPLHYPPSTLLEIENTHNRAGGCCWTPDQVASVSKVATDHGLKVHIDGARIFNAAIALDVSVREFMRHVDSMSFCLSKGLCCPVGSVLLGSDDFIERARANRKMVGGGMRQAGIIAAPGIVALDKMVHRLKEDHDNAAMLARGLQDIDGIEIDMRTVQTNIVIANVKGTGMSSDGFVEMCARNGIRIFSFGPETVRFVTHHGIEKEDIEETVARIERALS, from the coding sequence ATGCGGACCATCGACCTTAGAAGTGACACCGTGACCAAACCCACCAGGGAGATGCTCGAGAGCATCATGGCAGCCCCGTTGGGCGATGATGTTGAAAAAGAGGACGAGACGGTGAACCGCCTTCAAGAAAAGGCGGCACGTATGTTCGGTGCTGGGTCAGCGCTTCTCATGCCGAGCGGGACGCAGGGTAACCTCGTCGCGATGCTGACCCATTGCAGGCGCGGTGACGAGATAATCCTGGAATCTGAGGCCCATATGTACTACTACGAGGTGGGAGGGATGTCCGCCCTGGTGGGCGCCATCCCAAGGCTCATCAAGGGTGAAAGAGGGGTCTTCACCGCCGAGGAGGTCGAGGCGGCCATCAGGCCCTATGACCCATTGCACTACCCCCCTTCGACCTTGTTGGAGATAGAGAACACGCACAACCGCGCCGGAGGCTGTTGCTGGACCCCCGACCAGGTGGCGTCAGTGAGCAAGGTGGCCACGGACCACGGCCTCAAGGTCCACATCGACGGAGCAAGGATATTCAACGCAGCCATCGCGCTGGACGTCAGCGTGAGGGAGTTCATGAGACATGTGGACAGCATGAGCTTCTGTCTGTCGAAAGGGCTGTGCTGCCCTGTCGGCTCGGTCCTGTTGGGGAGCGATGATTTCATCGAAAGGGCGAGGGCGAACAGAAAGATGGTAGGGGGAGGCATGCGCCAGGCAGGCATCATCGCTGCCCCAGGCATTGTCGCTTTGGACAAGATGGTCCATCGATTGAAGGAGGACCATGATAACGCGGCCATGCTGGCGAGAGGACTTCAGGACATCGACGGCATCGAGATAGACATGAGGACGGTCCAGACCAACATAGTCATCGCCAACGTCAAGGGCACGGGGATGAGCTCTGACGGGTTCGTGGAGATGTGCGCCAGGAACGGGATCAGGATATTTTCCTTCGGGCCAGAGACAGTGAGGTTCGTCACCCACCATGGCATCGAAAAAGAGGATATCGAGGAGACCGTGGCGAGGATAGAAAGGGCGCTCTCCTGA
- a CDS encoding Gfo/Idh/MocA family oxidoreductase, giving the protein MLRVGVIGVGSMGQNHVRVYSEIADLIGVHDAVKDQSVKVAQRFNIGSFDSLDDLLDRVDAVSICTPTSFHYEMAMKVIRRGRSLLVEKPFTGDSKKAEELTKAAEKEGVTLYSGFIERFNPVVSVAKEAIDKGRFGRVISLASRRVSSFPSRIRDVGVIMDLGIHDIDVIRYVTASEFRSVYALGGRYQGTGFEDYANLLLEMEDGAVAFVEVNWLTPMKVRKMSFTCSTGFVQLDYTDQSLEISTTRIPELDPGDMFRILIEHDVRRISVRKEEPLKKELENFLAASEGHSRPFVGGEDAVANLKVCEAAQESLRSGTKVPL; this is encoded by the coding sequence ATGTTGCGTGTCGGGGTCATCGGCGTCGGTTCGATGGGCCAGAACCACGTACGGGTATATTCCGAGATAGCGGACCTCATAGGGGTCCATGACGCGGTCAAGGACCAGTCTGTCAAGGTCGCCCAGAGGTTCAACATCGGGTCCTTCGACAGCTTGGACGACCTGTTGGACAGGGTCGACGCCGTCAGCATATGCACCCCCACCTCATTCCACTACGAGATGGCGATGAAGGTCATCAGGAGAGGCAGGTCACTCCTCGTCGAGAAACCGTTCACCGGTGACAGTAAAAAGGCCGAGGAGCTCACCAAGGCGGCCGAGAAGGAGGGGGTGACCCTCTACTCAGGTTTCATAGAACGGTTCAACCCGGTGGTCTCTGTCGCCAAAGAGGCCATCGACAAAGGTCGGTTCGGGAGGGTGATATCCCTTGCCTCCCGGAGGGTCTCTTCATTCCCTTCGAGGATAAGGGACGTGGGCGTCATCATGGACCTGGGGATACACGACATCGATGTCATCAGGTACGTCACGGCCTCGGAGTTCCGTTCGGTGTATGCCCTTGGGGGCAGGTATCAAGGGACCGGCTTCGAGGACTATGCGAACCTTCTTCTTGAGATGGAAGATGGCGCGGTGGCCTTCGTCGAAGTGAACTGGCTCACACCGATGAAGGTCAGGAAGATGTCCTTCACCTGCAGCACAGGGTTCGTCCAGCTCGACTACACCGACCAGAGCCTTGAGATCTCGACCACGAGGATACCCGAGCTCGACCCCGGGGATATGTTCAGGATACTCATCGAACATGACGTGAGAAGGATCTCTGTTAGGAAGGAGGAACCGTTGAAGAAGGAGCTTGAGAATTTCCTTGCAGCTTCCGAAGGTCATTCCAGGCCGTTCGTCGGTGGAGAGGACGCGGTCGCGAACCTCAAGGTCTGCGAGGCGGCACAGGAATCGCTGAGGTCGGGGACAAAGGTCCCATTGTAA
- a CDS encoding methytransferase partner Trm112 → MKRDLLDILACPVCRSYPLGLEVEEADGDEVVRGSLICPGCKAIYPIEGSIPNMIPKK, encoded by the coding sequence ATGAAGCGCGACCTCCTCGATATCTTGGCCTGCCCGGTCTGCAGATCATATCCGTTGGGGCTAGAGGTTGAAGAGGCGGACGGTGATGAGGTCGTCAGGGGTTCTCTTATCTGCCCTGGCTGCAAGGCCATCTATCCGATCGAGGGGTCTATACCCAACATGATCCCGAAGAAATGA
- a CDS encoding pyridoxal phosphate-dependent aminotransferase — protein sequence MVARRMGNVPESGTVKIANVVSKLRQEGVKDMISFSMGEPDFTTPDNITEACIVSLRDHFTYYTPSAGIPELRVAIASMLRANNGIPCEDANVLVTPTKQAIFMTMLALVDEGDEVAIPDPEWGTFDACARLAGGKVNYVRLGQDEGFTLTPERLMESLTRKTRLVVINTPSNPCGAVMSKEDIKGVADIAKDHDLYVISDEIYEKLVFEGEHISISSLEGMFERTVTLGGFSKTYAMTGWRLGWAIAPPPIFKELNKLQTQSITCATSFVQKAGVEALKGPQTAVEEMKKEFKARRDLIYDLMQEIPSLSCPRPKGAFYLFPSYDKGMPSEDLAALLLEKAHVAVTPGSAFGPSGEGHIRVSYAASRKDIIEGMERIKRAMASL from the coding sequence ATGGTAGCTCGAAGGATGGGGAATGTGCCCGAGTCAGGGACCGTGAAGATCGCCAACGTCGTCAGCAAGCTCAGACAGGAGGGGGTCAAGGACATGATCTCGTTCTCGATGGGAGAGCCTGACTTCACGACACCTGACAACATAACCGAGGCCTGCATAGTCTCTCTGAGGGACCACTTCACATATTATACCCCTTCAGCGGGCATACCCGAGCTCAGGGTGGCCATAGCAAGCATGCTAAGGGCAAACAACGGCATCCCGTGCGAGGACGCGAACGTTCTTGTGACGCCAACGAAGCAGGCGATATTCATGACGATGCTGGCCCTCGTTGATGAAGGGGACGAGGTCGCCATACCCGACCCTGAATGGGGGACCTTCGATGCCTGTGCCAGATTGGCAGGCGGAAAGGTCAATTACGTCAGGCTGGGCCAGGATGAGGGGTTCACTCTCACGCCCGAGAGACTGATGGAATCGCTCACCAGAAAAACGAGGTTGGTTGTGATCAACACCCCATCGAACCCTTGCGGTGCGGTGATGTCCAAGGAGGACATCAAAGGTGTGGCGGACATAGCCAAGGACCATGACCTCTATGTGATATCCGATGAGATCTACGAGAAACTGGTCTTTGAGGGTGAGCACATCTCGATATCATCTTTGGAAGGGATGTTCGAGAGGACGGTGACTCTGGGTGGCTTTTCAAAGACCTATGCGATGACAGGTTGGAGGCTCGGTTGGGCCATAGCGCCACCCCCTATCTTCAAGGAGCTCAACAAACTTCAGACACAATCGATAACCTGCGCCACCTCCTTTGTTCAAAAGGCAGGCGTCGAGGCGTTGAAGGGCCCGCAGACCGCGGTGGAGGAGATGAAGAAGGAGTTCAAGGCGAGAAGGGACCTCATCTATGACCTGATGCAGGAGATACCGTCCTTGAGCTGCCCTAGACCTAAAGGGGCGTTCTATCTATTCCCGTCGTACGATAAGGGAATGCCATCTGAGGACCTCGCCGCATTGCTCCTCGAGAAGGCGCATGTCGCGGTCACGCCTGGAAGCGCGTTTGGGCCATCGGGCGAAGGCCATATAAGGGTCTCGTATGCGGCTAGCAGGAAGGACATCATCGAGGGAATGGAGAGGATAAAGAGGGCGATGGCCTCCCTATGA
- the pdxS gene encoding pyridoxal 5'-phosphate synthase lyase subunit PdxS, with the protein MVFELDLTKLRYGTELVKRGFAKMQQGGVVMDVTNAEQAGIAEDAGAVAVMALERVPADIRAQGGVARMADPKKIKEIMDAVTIPVMAKCRIGHFVEAQVLEALGVDMIDESEVLTPADPFFHVNKSKFTVPFVCGARDLGEALRRIDEGAAMIRTKGEPGTGNIIEAVRHQRMVMGAIRELKGKDREELVAVARKIEAPIYLVEEVAKLQRLPVINFAAGGVATPADAALMMQLGSDGVFVGSGIFKSDNPKARAKAIVDAVTNFDDPHVIAEISKGLGEAMHGIEIATIPEQQRMQERGW; encoded by the coding sequence ATGGTTTTCGAATTGGACCTTACCAAGCTCCGGTACGGAACAGAACTTGTGAAAAGAGGATTTGCCAAGATGCAGCAGGGGGGCGTCGTAATGGACGTAACCAATGCGGAGCAGGCGGGCATCGCTGAGGATGCCGGAGCTGTGGCGGTCATGGCGCTGGAGCGCGTTCCGGCGGACATACGCGCACAGGGGGGCGTCGCCCGGATGGCTGACCCTAAGAAGATCAAGGAGATAATGGATGCAGTCACGATACCGGTCATGGCAAAGTGCAGGATAGGTCATTTTGTGGAGGCCCAGGTGCTGGAGGCGCTGGGCGTCGACATGATAGATGAGTCGGAGGTGCTCACTCCGGCAGATCCGTTCTTCCATGTCAACAAGAGCAAGTTCACGGTCCCGTTCGTCTGCGGGGCCAGGGACCTTGGGGAGGCGCTGAGGCGTATCGATGAAGGAGCCGCGATGATAAGGACGAAGGGAGAGCCTGGCACCGGTAACATCATCGAGGCCGTGAGGCATCAGAGGATGGTGATGGGAGCGATACGCGAGCTGAAGGGAAAGGATCGTGAGGAGCTCGTCGCGGTAGCACGTAAGATCGAGGCGCCCATCTATCTCGTCGAGGAGGTGGCAAAGCTGCAAAGGCTGCCAGTGATCAACTTCGCGGCAGGTGGTGTGGCGACGCCTGCGGATGCGGCCCTGATGATGCAGCTGGGGAGCGACGGCGTCTTCGTAGGGTCCGGGATATTCAAGTCCGACAATCCAAAGGCTAGGGCAAAGGCCATTGTCGACGCTGTCACCAACTTTGATGACCCTCATGTCATCGCGGAGATATCCAAGGGGCTCGGCGAGGCCATGCATGGCATCGAGATCGCTACGATCCCTGAACAACAGAGGATGCAGGAGCGCGGTTGGTAA